From a single Paraburkholderia largidicola genomic region:
- a CDS encoding cation diffusion facilitator family transporter produces MKVSRRRSASSTPRAIYYALAPNIAVAACKYVVAVLTNSGASLAEAIHSSAGCLNQLIILYGHRRARTKPDEQHPFGFGREQYIYGMLVAMQLFVAGGLASVAVGIVRALRSSPLDSPYLAVGVCPRSDGQMAKDAARNPASGEPRGAEVGGRSRDRRAGRARGRRQRQ; encoded by the coding sequence ATGAAGGTCAGCCGAAGACGTAGCGCCTCCTCGACCCCTCGCGCGATCTACTATGCGCTCGCGCCCAACATCGCGGTGGCTGCCTGCAAATACGTGGTCGCGGTGCTGACAAATTCGGGAGCATCTCTGGCTGAAGCGATTCATTCAAGTGCCGGCTGCCTCAACCAGCTCATCATACTTTACGGCCACCGCCGCGCGCGCACAAAGCCGGATGAACAACATCCGTTTGGCTTTGGCCGCGAACAATACATCTACGGCATGCTTGTCGCGATGCAGCTTTTTGTTGCTGGCGGCCTTGCTTCTGTCGCCGTCGGAATCGTTCGCGCGCTTCGTTCGTCGCCACTCGACAGTCCATATCTCGCAGTCGGGGTCTGTCCGCGAAGCGATGGACAAATGGCTAAAGACGCGGCCCGAAATCCTGCAAGCGGTGAGCCTCGTGGTGCTGAAGTGGGCGGACGATCTCGTGATCGCCGTGCAGGCAGAGCTCGAGGTCGAAGGCAGCGCCAGTGA